AGGAACTCGACTTGTCCCGCGCCATGGCGACCAAGCACGTCATGCAGTTGGAGAACAGTCTGGGCATACGCCTGCTCAACCGGACCACCCGCAATCTGAGCCTGACCGAAGTTGGGGTGGTGTACCTGGAGCGGTGTCTGCAGATCCTTGACGACATCGAGGAAACAGAGCTTGCGGTGACCCGTCTGCAGACGGAACCTCGCGGGACCTTGAAAGTGAATGCGGCGCCCTTCTTCGGCGCCTACCATCTGGCACCCGCCATCGCGGCCTACAACCAGGTCTATCCGGACGTGAACGTGGAGCTGGTGTTGCAGTCCGGCTATGTGGATCTGATCGAGGAGGGCTTCGATCTCGCCATACACCTGGACGATCTGCACGACTCCAGCCTGATCGCCCGCAAGCTCGGCGGTTCCCAGCGGGTCGTGTGCGGTGCGCCCAGCTATTTCAAGAACCGCAGCGTCCCCGAGACGCCCAACGACCTGAAACTGCACAACTGCCTGGTCAACTCCAGCATGCCGCCAAGGGATCAGTGGCAGTTTCTGGAATCGGAGACCGGCAAGACGACGGTGGTGAAGGTGGCCGGCACCATGGAGGCGAACGTGGCTGACGCCCTGCGCATCGCGGCGATCAGCGGGCTGGGCCTGGTGTTGCTGCCTACCTACATGGTGGGGCAGGACCTGCGCAAGGGTCGGCTGCAGGCGGTTCTCACCAACTTTATCCCCTCGCCCCTGGAAATTCACGCGGTCTACCCCCATCGCAAACACCTGTCTGCGAAGGTCCGTACTTTTGTCGACTTCCTCCACGAGCGTTTCCACCCCACGCCTTACTGGGAGGATTGGGCGCTGGAGCCCGGCGCTATGCGCGAGGAACCCTGAGGCGCGGATCGCCTCTAAGACAGGGTTGTTCAACAAACCTTGTCGGAGCTTGCATCACGATGACTCAGCACGATCGGAAAATGGCCGTGGTCAAGGAAATGATCGCCCTGTTCTGCATGTTGGCCACGGTTGGCGCGGCCTATCATGGCAAATTTGTCCCGGCGATGGCCTATGTGACCATCTTTCTGTTGCTGTACAACGAAAAGAAACTGCGCCGCTGGCTGCGACAGCGACGCTATTGACCGTATAATGCTTTCATGGCCCTTGAAGTTGAACGAAAATTTCTGCTTGGAAGCGATGCCTGGCGCCGAGAGGTTCAGCGCTCCGAGCGCTTGCGCCAAGGCTATCTGAACCATGAAAAGGATTGCTCCATCCGGGTTCGTACCTGCGGCGAGCAGGCCTGGCTGAACATCAAGAGCGTGACCATCGGCGCGCAGCGCCAGGAATTTGAGTACGAGATTCCTTTGGCGGATGCCTGCCTGATGCTGGATACCCTCAGCCGCAAACCCTTGATTGAGAAGGTACGGCATATCGTGCAGGTCGGCGGGCATACCTGGGAGATCGACGAGTTCGAAGGCGAAAATGCTGGATTGACGGTGGCGGAGATCGAACTGGAGCATCCGGATGAGCCATTCGAGCGACCGTCCTGGCTGGGCCAGGAAGTGACCGAGGATGTACGCTACTACAACACCTCACTTGCGCAGCACCCTTTCAAGGCCTGGGAGACGCAGGCGGCGGCTGGGCTGTCATGACGCTGACCCTGTTCATTGGCATGGTGCTGGTGATGATCGGCGCCGCTGCCGTGGTCGGATCCCGCCTGCCCAAGACCCATGTGGCTTCAAGCCGCATCCGCCTGCGTGCGAGCCCTGAGGAGGTCTGGTCGACCATCACAGATTTTGCGTGCCATCCCGATTGGCGTCCCGGTCTGAGCGCAGTGGAGCCGGGTCCTGAAGTGGCAGGGCATCCCAGTTGGTTCGAAGTGTGTGCCCGCAATATCCGCGTGCAGTTCGCCATGACCGAGAGCGACCCGCCGCGTCGCATGGCCACCCGGTTGGTGGGCGACAAATTGCCCATCAACAGCACCTGGGTGTATGAACTGCGGCCAGAGCGAGAGGGTACCGTGGTTACCATCACGGAGAACGATCAGATCTACAGCCCGCTTTTCAGGTTCTTTGCCCGCTTCATCATCTCGTATCACGGCACCATGGATGTGTTTCTGATTGCCTTGGCGCGCAAATTCGGCGAGACCGTTTATCCGGAGCACCTGAGCGCCAGGCAGGAGACCCCCTCCTAGACTCCTGAGGGATTCGCCGGCAATCCTGTGGACTTGCGGGCGAACGCTATCGGCATGAATACCACCCTGATCGGCATCTTTGCCTATATCCTGTTGCAACTGCTGGTCGGGGTGCTGGTCTCCAAGCGCATCGCGTCGGAGGACGATTACCTGCTCGCGGGTCGCCGTCTCGGCCTGGGGCTGGGTACTTTCACCGTGTTTGCCACCTGGTTCGGGGCGGAGACCTGCATCGGCGCTGCCGGCGCCGTGTATCGTACCGGTTTGTCAGGTGGCTCGGCCGACCCGTTCGGGTATGCGGCCTGTCTGCTGCTGATGGGAGTGTTGTTCGCCGTTCCCCTGTGGCGCATGCGCCTCACTACGCTGGCGGACTTGTTCCGGCTGCGTTATTCGCCGCGCGTCGAAAAGCTGGTCGTGCTGATGGTGGCCCCCACGTCGATCATGTGGGCCGGGGCGCAGATCCGTGCCTTCGGCCAGATCATTTCGGCCTCGTCCCAGTTCCAGGTGGACGCGGCGATTACGCTGGCGGCCGGTGTGGTCATCGTATACACCGTCTATGGTGGCCTGCTGGCGGACGTGGTGACGGATCTGGTGCAAGGCGTAGCCCTGATCCTGGGGCTGGTGGTCCTGTTTGTCGTGGTGATGCAGGCACAGGGGGGCGTATCCGCCGCGTTTGCGGCGCTTGAGCCCGCGCGGCTGAACCCCCTGGAAGGCAATGGGCGCAGCCTTATGGAGGTACTGGAGGCCTGGGCCATACCCGTAACCGGCTCCCTGTTCGCGCAGGAACTAGTGGCGCGCATCGTGGCGAGCCGGTCACCTCAGGTGGCGAGCCTGTCCAGCGTGGCGGGGGGCGCCGTTTACCTGCTGGTTGGATTGATTCCCGTGGCCTTGGGCCTGGTCGGGTTTCAAATGATGCCCGAGTTGCAGGAACCGGAGCAGATACTGCCACTGCTGGCGCAAAAGCATCTGGGCAGCGACTTGTATATCCTGTTTGCGGGCGCCTTGATCTCGGCGATCTTGTCCACCGTGGACAGCGCTCTGCTGGCGGCCTCCGCGCTCGTGTCCCATAACGTTGTGCTGCCCCTCGCCCGGGATGTTTCGGAAGCGGGCAAAGTGCGGATTGCACGGTACTGCGTGGTGTTGTTCGGCCTGGTGGCCTATTCCCTGGCCTTGGTCAGCGAAGGGGTGCACGAACTGGTCGAGCAGGCCTCCGCATTTGGCGGCGCGGGTGTTTTCGTGGTGGTGTTGTTTGCCCTCACGACCCGCGTCGGTGATTCGGTCTGCGCCACGGGTGCATTGATCGCCGGCGTCACCGCCTGGCATCTGGGGCGCTATGCCTTGAGCCTGGAGACGCCCTATCTGTTCTCGATGGCCCTTTCGGCGGCAACCTATCTTGTGCTGTTGGCGCGGGGCCCGATTTTCAAAAGTTCGTGAGCCATGTTTGATTCCCAAAAACTGTTGAAGCGCGGCGATTTCCTCAAGGTGGCCACGGTCTTTCAGGGCGGGCTGGTGGTAGCCGCTTATGTGCTTGCCTGGCTGGCGGATATCGACCCGTTGGCGCATCTGGTGATGGATTTTCGGGGCCTGCTGATTGGTCTGTGTGCCACCGTGCCTTTGTTTTTGGCGTTTCAGGTCTGTTACTGGCTGCCTCTGCCCGAACTCCGCCGGATCCGGCATTTCCTGCTGGAGAAGATGGGGCCGCTGCTAGACGCCTGCAGTTTGCGGGATATGACCTACCTGGGTCTGCTGGCGGGGGTGACGGAGGAGATCCTGTTCCGCGGCGTGTTGCAGCCGCTCATCGAGTCTTCCTGGGGTTGGGAGGCAGGTTTGATCTTCAGCAACCTGCTGTTCGCTGTTGCTCACTGGATTACGCCCGTGTACGCCTTGCTGGCGGGGCTGACCGGGCTTTATCTGGGCTTGGCGATGGATTTCGGCGGTGAAAGGAACCTGTTGATTCCTATTGTAATTCATGCCGTGTACGACATGCTGGCCTTCGTCAAGGTGGTGAGGACCTATCGGGAAGGCCACAGCGCCGCCTTTTAGGGCGCGCCTGGCGCGTTGAAAAAATGACTAGGGCCGGAGGGGATGGGACAGATAGAGCAGAAAGTGAGGGAGGTTTTGTGTAGCGGATGTGGGAATGATGCTGTAATGCCGGACCCTAGTACTCCAGTCGAAGAGGTTATGCACTGACTATGATCCAAGTTGCGTGCCATGCAAAAACTTATATAGATTTCATATGAGTAGAATCTACCCGACTGATTGCGGCGGCGCATTTGGAGGCATTTCACCCAATGACTAGGCGAAACCCCTCAGAATCGAGCTGGATGCAGAAAAATCAGTATGTTGCAGGAGCTGCACGGCGTCATGGCGGCGCCCTGGTGTTCAGTGAGCGCGATGCCGAGGGTGTTCTGGAAGTGGTGGATGCCTTCGGCGTGCGGTCATTGCACTTCGGCACCTCGCCGCGTCAGAGCGCCATGGCCCTGGACAATCCGGAGCGTCTGGAACTCGCCTATGTCCGTGCCATGCTCGCGGCCCTGATATTTGTGCCCGTGCCGCATCGGGTCTTGCTGCTCGGCTTGGGCGGAGGCTCTCTCGCGCGATTTCTGATCTCGCAGTTCGACCAGTGCTCTGTGGATGCGGTGGAACGCCGACCCGGTGTGGTCGACATTGCCAGGACTTATTTCGGCCTGCCCCGCGATGCGCGCCTGAGCATTGAAGTGGCGGAGGCGGTGGAGCACACGGAATCCCTGGCGCGGGTGCTAGAAGCGGCCTACGACTTGATCCTAGTGGATGCCTATGACCATCAGGGGATGGACTCATCCGTCAACGCCGAGGAGTTCTTTTCCGCCTGTGCTCGCCTGCTGCGTCCGACCGGCGTGGTGTCCATCAATCTGTGGGGTTCGCACAATGCCAGCCTGCGGCAATCCACCGACCTGTTGAAGCACTGTTTTCCGGGCAAGGCCTATCGCCTGCCGGTGCCCAACAAGGGCAATGTGATCGGTCTGGGGCTTGGCAGGGAACTGCCCAAGCCGGACCCTGTCATGCTCCTGCCCAGAGCCAAGGCGCTGGAAATCCAAATGGGTATCGAGATGCCCTATTTTCTGCGGAACCTGAAGAGCCTGTGAGCCGCCGGCGGGCCGCTGATCTGATCCTCAGGCGGTCATGCGCCTTAGAAACTCTCCCATGACCGCCTCGTAGAGTTTATCGCCCAGCACCTCATCCTCGATGCCAGCGTCGATGTTGGGGTTGTCGTTGATTTCGATGACATAGACACCGCGCTCATTCTGTTTCAGGTCGACTCCGTAGAGCCCATCGCCAATCAGGCGCGCGAGGCTGACGGCCACTTCGACCACGGGCGCCGGAACGTCTTCGACCCGCCAGGTCTTGAAGCCGCCTTCGATGGTCTTGCCCGAAGCGGAATGCTTCACCACCTGCCAGTGCTTGCGCGACATGAAATATTGGCAGGCGAACAGTGGCTGGCCGTTGAGTATGCCGATGCGCCAGTCGAACGCAGTAAAGAGGAATTCCTGGGCAAGGATCAGGTCCGATTCGCGGAACAGGTTTTCGGCGTGCAA
The genomic region above belongs to Methyloterricola oryzae and contains:
- a CDS encoding LysR family transcriptional regulator, with translation MDKLTSMIVFTKVAKAGSFAAAAKELDLSRAMATKHVMQLENSLGIRLLNRTTRNLSLTEVGVVYLERCLQILDDIEETELAVTRLQTEPRGTLKVNAAPFFGAYHLAPAIAAYNQVYPDVNVELVLQSGYVDLIEEGFDLAIHLDDLHDSSLIARKLGGSQRVVCGAPSYFKNRSVPETPNDLKLHNCLVNSSMPPRDQWQFLESETGKTTVVKVAGTMEANVADALRIAAISGLGLVLLPTYMVGQDLRKGRLQAVLTNFIPSPLEIHAVYPHRKHLSAKVRTFVDFLHERFHPTPYWEDWALEPGAMREEP
- a CDS encoding SRPBCC family protein, which translates into the protein MTLTLFIGMVLVMIGAAAVVGSRLPKTHVASSRIRLRASPEEVWSTITDFACHPDWRPGLSAVEPGPEVAGHPSWFEVCARNIRVQFAMTESDPPRRMATRLVGDKLPINSTWVYELRPEREGTVVTITENDQIYSPLFRFFARFIISYHGTMDVFLIALARKFGETVYPEHLSARQETPS
- a CDS encoding CPBP family intramembrane glutamic endopeptidase, translated to MFDSQKLLKRGDFLKVATVFQGGLVVAAYVLAWLADIDPLAHLVMDFRGLLIGLCATVPLFLAFQVCYWLPLPELRRIRHFLLEKMGPLLDACSLRDMTYLGLLAGVTEEILFRGVLQPLIESSWGWEAGLIFSNLLFAVAHWITPVYALLAGLTGLYLGLAMDFGGERNLLIPIVIHAVYDMLAFVKVVRTYREGHSAAF
- a CDS encoding sodium:solute symporter family protein, which translates into the protein MNTTLIGIFAYILLQLLVGVLVSKRIASEDDYLLAGRRLGLGLGTFTVFATWFGAETCIGAAGAVYRTGLSGGSADPFGYAACLLLMGVLFAVPLWRMRLTTLADLFRLRYSPRVEKLVVLMVAPTSIMWAGAQIRAFGQIISASSQFQVDAAITLAAGVVIVYTVYGGLLADVVTDLVQGVALILGLVVLFVVVMQAQGGVSAAFAALEPARLNPLEGNGRSLMEVLEAWAIPVTGSLFAQELVARIVASRSPQVASLSSVAGGAVYLLVGLIPVALGLVGFQMMPELQEPEQILPLLAQKHLGSDLYILFAGALISAILSTVDSALLAASALVSHNVVLPLARDVSEAGKVRIARYCVVLFGLVAYSLALVSEGVHELVEQASAFGGAGVFVVVLFALTTRVGDSVCATGALIAGVTAWHLGRYALSLETPYLFSMALSAATYLVLLARGPIFKSS
- a CDS encoding CYTH domain-containing protein; translation: MALEVERKFLLGSDAWRREVQRSERLRQGYLNHEKDCSIRVRTCGEQAWLNIKSVTIGAQRQEFEYEIPLADACLMLDTLSRKPLIEKVRHIVQVGGHTWEIDEFEGENAGLTVAEIELEHPDEPFERPSWLGQEVTEDVRYYNTSLAQHPFKAWETQAAAGLS